In Treponema denticola, one genomic interval encodes:
- a CDS encoding methionyl-tRNA formyltransferase translates to MRIIIITQGISPIVYPLLTSKYDVVGIIECAPRGYTKRKNSCFLLKKLYYFLFRIATLKAISKNKQIPYYFMTSADDVQLQTWVKNLSPDLMVVFSMSQLLKPIIYKIPKYGTINIHPSILPKYRGPNPEFWHYMNMEKEQGITIHYIDEGEDTGDILYQQIVSVPLGMKSPERLDLLITNTAVPALFDVIDGIQNSTIVPHVQPVESPTPRARNIKESEHSKCIDWNIWSVEKIWNILRGTELWLNALPAPTGFYTGSRWIIDDFVKIPIEDQYEYGKIYKNKKCHYVVCKDGIIYIHREFKLMNLIKRYIISCFM, encoded by the coding sequence ATGCGTATAATAATAATTACACAAGGTATTTCTCCGATTGTTTATCCGCTTTTAACATCTAAATACGATGTTGTAGGGATTATTGAATGTGCTCCACGCGGTTATACTAAAAGGAAAAACAGCTGTTTTCTATTAAAAAAGCTGTATTATTTTTTATTTCGGATTGCAACATTGAAAGCTATTTCGAAAAACAAGCAAATACCATATTATTTTATGACATCTGCTGATGATGTGCAATTACAAACATGGGTAAAAAATCTGTCGCCGGATTTAATGGTTGTGTTTAGTATGTCGCAATTATTAAAACCTATTATTTATAAAATTCCAAAATATGGAACAATAAATATTCATCCGTCAATTTTACCTAAATATAGGGGACCAAATCCTGAATTTTGGCACTATATGAATATGGAAAAAGAACAAGGAATAACCATTCATTATATTGATGAAGGTGAAGATACCGGTGATATTCTTTATCAGCAGATTGTATCGGTGCCATTAGGCATGAAGTCTCCAGAAAGGTTAGACCTTTTGATAACGAATACTGCTGTTCCTGCTCTTTTTGATGTTATTGATGGCATCCAAAATAGTACTATAGTGCCACATGTACAGCCGGTAGAATCTCCTACGCCTCGTGCACGAAATATAAAGGAATCTGAGCATAGTAAATGTATTGACTGGAATATCTGGTCTGTTGAGAAAATCTGGAATATATTACGCGGCACAGAGTTATGGCTTAATGCATTACCTGCACCTACGGGTTTCTATACTGGAAGCCGTTGGATTATTGATGATTTTGTAAAAATACCGATAGAAGACCAATATGAATATGGTAAAATATATAAAAATAAAAAATGTCATTATGTTGTATGTAAGGATGGAATTATATATATTCATCGCGAGTTTAAACTGATGAATTTAATTAAAAGGTATATCATCTCGTGTTTCATGTAA
- a CDS encoding nucleotidyltransferase family protein, translating into MIQDQKITAILIFVNTKLIEALKRMDESGHKLLIVMDGDLFFGVISIGDLQRCILNCVDLNSFVKDYIRSDIIFAYDSTSEEKIRTQMIKFRMEFMPIIDNSRHLINVIFWEDLFSSEMESIALTESCPVVIMAGGLGTRLRPLTNIIPKPLIPINEKTIIEYIIDRFKKVGCNDFYCSINYKAEMIKYYLSSVGIEISYFQEPHPLGTAGSLYLLRDKLTTTFFVINCDILLDIELSDLLAFHRSNNNMITLVSVVKNFQLPYGVLKTKDNGELFELQEKPETIYQINSGLYVVEPAVFDFIEDNTFLHITTLIEKLIKTGNRVGVFPVNEHSWVDMGNWDEYLKLIQVR; encoded by the coding sequence GTGATACAAGATCAAAAAATAACAGCTATACTAATTTTTGTTAATACAAAGCTTATCGAGGCATTAAAGAGAATGGATGAATCTGGTCATAAGTTACTGATAGTGATGGATGGCGATTTATTTTTTGGCGTAATTAGTATTGGTGATTTACAGCGGTGTATACTTAATTGTGTAGATTTAAATTCTTTTGTCAAGGATTATATACGTAGTGATATTATATTTGCGTATGATAGTACTTCTGAAGAAAAAATTAGAACCCAAATGATTAAATTCCGAATGGAATTTATGCCGATTATAGATAATTCGAGACATCTTATTAATGTGATTTTTTGGGAAGATTTATTTTCTTCAGAAATGGAGAGTATTGCCTTGACTGAAAGCTGTCCGGTTGTGATTATGGCCGGCGGTTTAGGTACAAGACTTCGCCCCCTTACTAATATTATTCCGAAACCTCTGATTCCAATAAATGAAAAAACGATTATTGAATATATTATCGATCGTTTTAAAAAAGTCGGCTGTAATGACTTCTATTGTTCTATAAATTACAAGGCTGAAATGATCAAATATTATTTATCATCTGTGGGGATAGAAATTTCATATTTTCAAGAGCCACATCCGCTTGGCACTGCAGGTTCTTTGTATTTGTTGAGAGATAAACTTACTACCACATTTTTTGTGATAAATTGTGATATACTTTTAGATATAGAATTATCAGATTTATTGGCATTTCACCGAAGCAATAATAATATGATAACACTTGTTTCTGTTGTAAAAAATTTTCAGTTGCCTTATGGTGTCCTAAAAACGAAGGATAATGGGGAGCTTTTTGAATTGCAAGAAAAGCCTGAGACTATTTATCAAATTAATTCCGGTTTGTATGTTGTGGAACCTGCTGTATTCGATTTTATAGAAGATAATACTTTTTTACATATTACAACTTTAATTGAAAAACTGATTAAAACCGGTAATCGGGTAGGGGTTTTTCCTGTCAATGAGCACTCGTGGGTTGATATGGGAAATTGGGATGAATATCTTAAATTAATTCAAGTAAGATAA